Proteins encoded together in one Panthera uncia isolate 11264 chromosome A2, Puncia_PCG_1.0, whole genome shotgun sequence window:
- the FAM240A gene encoding protein FAM240A, with translation MNNQYVRREVFCGNTCHELKRFWEQEIGKQTYYRQSEEYRLGKSALRKLREGWRQRLEAKLRLQNSPDETKKRANVGREHLASLTQEDSKH, from the exons ATGAACAATCAGTACGTCCGCCGGGAAGTCTTCTGCGGAAACACCTGCCACGAGCTCAAGCGTTTCTGGGAACAGGAGATCGGCAAACAGACCTACTACCGACAGTCGGAGGAATATCGCCTGGGAAAAAGCGCCCTGAGAAA GCTCAGAgaaggatggaggcagagactggaagcAAAGCTGAGACTTCAGAACAGCCCAGATGAGACCAAAAAGCGGGCAAACGTTGGCCGGGAGCATCTCGCTTCGCTGACCCAAGAGGATTCAAAGCACTGA
- the ALS2CL gene encoding ALS2 C-terminal-like protein codes for MCSPEEEALLRLEEVFSSTLARINSLVLQPLLTAEPSNPQGRECLRLLQQLHKSSQQLWEVTEESLRSLRRRLCHQDSVGLESLLLLCGADRVLRIHVEYIEAYTSCVVVQAFQKAAKKRSEYWRGQRKALRQLLSGVSSEASVGTTLVQALRQPLAHHVQQYVLLLLSLGDTVGERHPTRELVVHAATLFGNLESFMRQALDQATATQALWHTLSSRLRDVLCTPARRLLQDSQHIPVTVTPLRAERVLLFDDALVLLQGHSVHTFDLKLVWVDPGQDGCTFDLLTPEEELSFCSKDPQGRMVWQWKVTQAVCQALRGKKDFPMLGAGLEPPEPPTCRCLAYTFRAEGRLCQATYEGEWCRGRPHGKGTLKWPDGRNHVGNFCQGLEHGFGIRLVPQASEDKFDCYKCHWWEGSMCGYGICEYSTDEVYKGYFQAGLRHGFGVLESPPQAPQPCKYTGHWERGQKSGYGIEEDGDRGERYIGMWQADQRHGPGVMVTQAGVCYQGTFQADKMVGPGILLSEDDSLYEGTFTRDLTLVGKGKVTFPNGFTLEGSFGSGPGGGLHTQGVLDTAALLPEPSGTRKRQLGVGAFPAESRWQGVYGPFRDFVSAGCPGDLQEALLGFHVQNSRELRKSQEYLCCERTQPEDRAGRMEDVLDELLQHREPRALRQCLRKALSNSLHPLGKLLRRLMLTFQATYAGIGANKHLQALAQEEVKQHAQELWATYRGLLQVALQRKGQAPEEDEDTETRDVQVHGLVLPLILPSFYSELFTLYLLLHETEDGLYSQGIAHLSLFPDTKLLEFLDVQKHLWPLKDLTLTTNQRLSLVRDKCFLSATECLQKIITTVDPREKLEVLERTYGEIEATVSRVLGQEHKLPMDDLLPLLIYVVSRARIQHLGAEIHLIRDMMDPIHTGGLYDFLLTALESCYEHIQKEDMRLHRFPGRGDSRRPW; via the exons ATGTGCAGCCCTGAGGAGGAGGCCCTGCTGCGGCTGGAGGAGGTCTTTTCCTCCACCCTCGCCCGCATCAACAGCCTCGTCCTCCAGCCCCTGCTCACGGCTG AGCCCTCGAACCCCCAGGGCAGAGAGTGCCTGCGGCTCTTGCAGCAGCTACACAAGAGCTCCCAGCAGCTCTGGGAGGTGACGGAGGAGAGCCTGCGCTCGCTGAGGAGGAGGCTGTGCCACCAGGACTCCGTCGGGCTGGAATCCCTGCTGTTGTTGTGCGGCGCCGACCGCGTTCTACGGATCCACGTAGA GTACATCGAAGCCTACACTAGCTGCGTGGTGGTGCAGGCCTTTCAGAAGGCAGCAAAGAAGAGGAG CGAGTACTGGCGGGGCCAGCGGAAGGCGCTGCGGCAGCTCCTGTCGGGCGTGAGCTCAGAGGCCTCCGTGGGCACGACGCTGGTCCAGGCGCTCCGCCAGCCGCTCGCCCATCACGTGCAGCAGTACGTGCTCCTCCTGCTGAGCCTCGGGGACACCGTTGGGGAG CGTCACCCCACTCGGGAGCTGGTGGTGCACGCGGCCACCCTCTTTGGGAACCTAGAGTCCTTCATGAGGCAGGCGCTGGACCAGGCCACCGCCACGCAGGCCCTCTGGCACACCCTGAGCAGCCGGCTGAGA gaTGTGCTCTGCACCCCTGCTCGCAGACTCCTGCAAGACAGCCAGCACATACCGGTGACGGTCACCCCGCTACGGGCGGAGCGCGTGCTGCTCTTCGATGATGCCCTGGTCTTGCTGCAG GGCCACAGCGTCCACACCTTTGATCTGAAGCTGGTGTGGGTGGATCCTGGGCAGGACGG GTGCACGTTTGATCTCCTCACACCTGAGGAAGAGCTCTCCTTTTGCTCCAAGGACCCCCAGGGCCGG ATGGTCTGGCAGTGGAAGGTGACTCaggctgtgtgccaggccctgcgtGGGAAGAAGGACTTCCCCATGCTGGGGGCGGGCCTGGAGCCCCCCGAGCCCCCCACCTGCCGCTGCCTGGCATACACCTTCCGCGCCGAGGGTCGGCTCTGCCAGGCCACCTACGAGGGCGAGTGGTGCCGGGGCAGGCCCCATGGCAA GGGCACCCTGAAGTGGCCAGATGGCCGGAATCACGTGGGGAATTTTTGCCAGGGCCTGGAGCACGG CTTCGGCATCCGCCTGGTGCCTCAGGCCTCCGAGGACAAGTTTGACTGTTACAAGTGCCACTGGTGGGAAGGCAGCATGTGTGGCTACGGCATCTGTGA GTACAGCACTGACGAGGTGTACAAAGGCTACTTCCAGGCGGGCCTGCGGCACGGATTCGGGGTCCTTGAGAGCCCCCCACAGGCCCCGCAGCCCTGCAAGTACACGGGCCACTGGGAGAGGGGCCAGAAGAGCGGCTACGGCATCGAGGAGGATGGTGACAG GGGTGAGCGCTATATTGGCATGTGGCAGGCTGACCAGCGCCATGGCCCAGGGGTCATGGTCACCCAGGCGGGTGTCTGCTACCAGGGCACCTTCCAGGCGGACAAGATGGTG GGCCCAGGGATCCTCCTCTCTGAAGACGACTCCTTGTATGAGGGCACCTTCACCAGGGACCTGACCCTTGTGGGGAAG ggcaaggtcaccttccccaATGGCTTCACCCTGGAGGGCTCTTTTGGCAGCGGGCCAGGAGGAGGGCTGCATACCCAGGGCGTGCTGGACACGGCTGCCCTCCTGCCAGAACCGAGTGGCACCCGTAAGAG GCAGCTAGGTGTGGGCGCCTTCCCCGCGGAGAGCCGCTGGCAGGGCGTCTACGGCCCCTTCCGGGACTTCGTTAGCGCCGGCTGCCCTGGGGACTTGCAGGAGGCCCTGCTGGGCTTCCACGTGCAGAACTCGAGGGAGCTTCGCAAGTCCCAGGAGTACCTGTGCTGCGAGAG GACCCAGCCCGAGGACCGCGCGGGCAGAATGGAAGACGTCCTGGACGAGCTGCTGCAGCACCGGGAGCCCAGAGCCCTGCGGCAGTGCCTCAGGAAG gctctgagcaacTCGCTGCACCCCCTGGGAAAGCTGCTCCGGAGGCTGATGCTGACCTTCCAGGCCACGTATGCCGGCATCGGGGCCAATAAGCACCTGCAGGCGCTGGCCCAGGAGGAGGTGAAGCAGCATGCCCAGGAGCTCTGGGCCACCTACAG GGGTCTGCTGCAGGTGGCCTTACAGCGCAAGGGCCAGGCTCCAGAGGAAGACGAAGATACAGAGACAAG GGACGTGCAGGTGCATGGATTGGTGCTGCCCCTTATACTGCCCAGCTTCTACTCGGAGCTCTTCACGCTCTACCTGCTTCTCCATGAGACAGAGGACGGTCTCTACAGCCAGGGCATTGCCCACCTGAGCCTCTTCCCCGACACCAAGCTGCTTGAGTTCCTGGACGTGCAGAA GCACCTGTGGCCCCTCAAGGACCTCACGCTGACAACCAATCAG AGACTCTCCCTGGTCAGGGACAAGTGCTTCCTGTCAGCCACTGAGTGTCTGCAGAAGATCAT CACCACGGTGGACCCCCGCGAGAAGCTGGAGGTGCTGGAGAGGACATACGGGGAAATTGAGGCCACCGTGTCGCGGGTGCTGGGCCAGGAGCACAAGCTGCCCATGGACGACCTGCTGCCGCTGCTCATCTACGTGGTGTCACGTGCCCG AATCCAGCACCTGGGAGCCGAGATCCACCTGATCCGTGACATGATGGACCCCATCCACACGGGAGGCCTGTATGACTTCTTACTCACGGCCCTGGAG TCCTGTTACGAGCACATCCAGAAGGAAGATATGAGGCTGCACCGCTTTCCCGGCCGCGGGGACTCCAGACGGCCCTGGTAG